A region of Beijerinckia sp. 28-YEA-48 DNA encodes the following proteins:
- a CDS encoding adenylate kinase, whose protein sequence is MRLILLGPPGAGKGTQAERLMKKHGIPQLSTGDMLRAAVKAGTPVGLKAKALMDAGSLVPDEIVVGIIADRLNDDDAHKGFILDGFPRTVAQAEALDKMLAQKDMALDSIVELKVDEAALLARIEKRARETEAAGGTVRADDNPAAFKIRLDAYRDLTAPVSAYYASHGALKVVDGMAAIDSVSQAIDEALSAKA, encoded by the coding sequence ATGAGATTGATTCTGCTTGGTCCGCCTGGAGCCGGTAAAGGCACGCAGGCTGAGCGGTTGATGAAAAAGCACGGAATCCCGCAGCTCTCGACAGGAGATATGCTGCGGGCGGCCGTGAAAGCGGGGACGCCGGTTGGCCTGAAGGCTAAGGCCCTCATGGATGCGGGCAGTCTGGTGCCCGACGAGATCGTGGTCGGCATCATTGCCGATCGGCTGAATGATGACGATGCTCACAAGGGCTTCATTCTTGACGGCTTTCCGCGCACGGTCGCGCAAGCCGAGGCGCTCGACAAAATGTTGGCGCAAAAGGATATGGCCCTCGATAGCATTGTTGAGCTGAAGGTTGACGAGGCCGCTTTGCTGGCCCGGATCGAAAAGCGGGCTCGGGAGACCGAGGCAGCGGGTGGCACGGTGCGCGCCGACGACAATCCGGCAGCCTTTAAGATCCGGCTGGACGCCTATCGCGATCTGACGGCTCCGGTTTCGGCCTATTATGCCAGTCATGGTGCGTTGAAGGTCGTCGACGGTATGGCCGCTATCGACAGTGTGTCGCAGGCGATCGACGAGGCCCTGTCGGCCAAGGCTTAG
- the rpsM gene encoding 30S ribosomal protein S13, with product MARIAGVNIPTNKRVIIALQYIHGIGAKNAGEICEKVGIPAERRVSQLTDAEVLQIRETIDRDYMVEGDLRREVAVNIKRLMDLGCYRGLRHRRQLPVRGQRTHTNARTRKGKAKPIAGKKK from the coding sequence ATGGCGCGTATCGCCGGTGTAAATATTCCCACGAACAAGCGTGTTATCATCGCGCTGCAGTACATTCACGGTATTGGCGCCAAGAACGCCGGTGAGATCTGCGAGAAGGTCGGTATCCCGGCCGAGCGTCGCGTGTCGCAGCTGACCGACGCGGAAGTGCTCCAGATTCGTGAAACCATCGACCGCGATTACATGGTCGAAGGCGATCTGCGTCGTGAAGTGGCCGTCAACATCAAGCGCTTGATGGATCTGGGTTGCTATCGCGGTCTGCGTCATCGTCGCCAGCTGCCGGTTCGTGGCCAGCGCACGCACACCAACGCCCGCACCCGTAAGGGCAAGGCGAAGCCAATCGCCGGCAAGAAGAAGTAA
- the rpsK gene encoding 30S ribosomal protein S11, giving the protein MAKEATRVRRRERKNIASGVAHVNSTFNNTMITISDAQGNTIAWSSAGTMGFKGSRKSTPYAAQMAAEDVARKASEHGVRTVEVEVSGPGSGRESALRALQAAGFTVTSIRDVTPIPHNGCRPRKRRRV; this is encoded by the coding sequence ATGGCTAAAGAAGCAACGCGCGTTCGTCGTCGTGAACGCAAGAATATCGCGTCGGGTGTTGCCCACGTGAATTCCACTTTTAACAACACCATGATCACCATCTCGGACGCGCAGGGCAACACGATCGCCTGGTCGTCGGCCGGCACGATGGGGTTCAAGGGGTCGCGTAAGTCGACTCCCTATGCCGCGCAGATGGCGGCCGAAGATGTGGCGCGCAAGGCCTCTGAACACGGCGTGCGCACCGTGGAAGTCGAAGTGTCTGGTCCGGGCTCCGGCCGTGAATCGGCTCTGCGCGCTCTGCAGGCCGCTGGCTTCACCGTCACCTCGATCCGTGACGTGACGCCGATCCCGCATAACGGCTGCCGCCCGCGCAAGCGTCGCCGCGTCTGA
- a CDS encoding DNA-directed RNA polymerase subunit alpha has translation MIQKNWQELIKPTKLDVTLGDDPKRFATVVAEPLERGFGLTLGNALRRILLSSLQGAAISSVHIDGVLHEFSSIPGVREDVTDIVLNIKDIAVKMQADGPKRMILKKQGPGAVTAGDITLTGDVQVLNPELVICTLDEGAEIRMEFTISGGKGYVPADRNRAEDSPIGLIPVDSLYSPVRKVSYRVENTREGQILDYDKLTMTIETNGAINPEDSLAYAARILQDQLNVFVNFDEPKREEAAPSIPELAFNPALLKKVDELELSVRSANCLKNDNIVYIGDLIQKSEGEMLRTPNFGRKSLNEIKEVLAQMGLHLGMEVPGWPPENIEELAKRFEEHY, from the coding sequence GTGATTCAGAAGAACTGGCAAGAACTCATTAAGCCGACCAAGCTCGACGTGACGCTCGGTGATGATCCGAAGCGTTTCGCGACGGTCGTTGCCGAACCGCTGGAACGCGGCTTCGGTTTGACGCTCGGCAATGCCCTGCGTCGCATTCTGCTGTCGTCGCTCCAGGGCGCGGCCATCAGCTCCGTCCACATCGACGGCGTGCTGCACGAATTCTCTTCGATCCCCGGCGTGCGCGAAGACGTGACCGACATCGTCCTCAACATCAAGGACATTGCCGTCAAGATGCAGGCCGACGGCCCGAAGCGCATGATCCTGAAGAAGCAGGGTCCGGGTGCTGTGACCGCTGGCGACATCACGCTGACCGGCGACGTCCAGGTGCTCAATCCTGAGCTGGTGATCTGCACGCTCGACGAGGGCGCGGAGATCCGCATGGAATTCACCATCAGCGGTGGCAAGGGCTATGTCCCGGCCGACCGCAACCGCGCCGAGGATTCGCCGATCGGTCTCATTCCGGTCGATAGCCTGTACTCGCCGGTTCGCAAGGTCAGCTATCGCGTCGAAAACACCCGCGAAGGTCAGATCCTCGACTACGACAAGCTGACGATGACGATCGAGACCAACGGCGCCATCAACCCGGAAGATTCACTGGCCTATGCCGCGCGCATCTTGCAGGACCAGCTGAATGTCTTCGTGAACTTCGACGAGCCGAAGCGCGAAGAAGCGGCTCCGTCGATTCCGGAGCTGGCGTTCAACCCGGCGCTGCTCAAGAAGGTCGACGAGCTCGAGCTTTCGGTGCGTTCGGCCAACTGTCTCAAGAACGACAACATCGTCTACATCGGCGACCTCATCCAGAAGTCGGAAGGCGAGATGCTGCGGACGCCGAACTTCGGCCGCAAGTCGCTCAACGAGATCAAGGAAGTGCTGGCGCAGATGGGCCTGCACCTCGGCATGGAAGTGCCGGGCTGGCCGCCGGAAAACATCGAAGAGCTCGCCAAGCGCTTCGAAGAACATTACTGA
- the rplQ gene encoding 50S ribosomal protein L17 produces the protein MYHGRAKRRFNRTAEHRKAMFANMCQALIKHEQIVTTLPKAKDLRPVVEKLVTLGKRGDLHARRQAISQMKDVELVKKLFDVLGPRYKARNGGYTRVLKAGFRYGDNAPMAVIEFVDRDPDARGKDSGPVEGTRENATAAA, from the coding sequence ATGTATCACGGACGCGCTAAGCGCCGCTTCAACCGGACGGCCGAACACCGCAAGGCGATGTTCGCCAATATGTGCCAGGCGCTCATCAAGCATGAGCAGATCGTCACCACGCTGCCGAAGGCTAAGGACTTGCGTCCGGTCGTCGAGAAGCTGGTCACGCTCGGCAAGCGGGGCGACCTGCATGCCCGCCGCCAGGCGATTTCGCAGATGAAGGATGTCGAACTCGTCAAGAAGCTCTTTGACGTGCTCGGCCCGCGCTACAAGGCCCGTAACGGCGGCTATACGCGCGTCCTGAAGGCCGGTTTCCGCTATGGCGACAATGCGCCGATGGCTGTGATCGAATTCGTCGATCGTGATCCCGATGCACGCGGCAAGGACTCCGGTCCGGTCGAGGGCACGCGTGAGAACGCGACGGCGGCTGCCTGA
- a CDS encoding GNAT family N-acetyltransferase: MLIRPAQSSDQADIWRILQPVIRAGETYALPRDMSEADALAYWLSADRKTFVAEDEGAIVGTYYLRANQMGGGAHVANCGYVTDAQATGRGIARRMCEHSLQQGLDLGFRAMQFNCVVSTNAGAVRLWHAMGFETVGRLPGAFSHPLHGFVDALVMFRAL, from the coding sequence ATGCTGATCAGGCCAGCGCAGTCGAGTGATCAGGCCGATATCTGGCGCATCCTCCAACCGGTCATCCGGGCCGGCGAGACCTATGCTTTGCCGCGCGACATGAGCGAGGCTGATGCCTTGGCCTATTGGCTCAGCGCTGATCGCAAAACCTTTGTAGCGGAAGACGAGGGCGCCATTGTCGGCACCTACTATCTGCGCGCCAATCAGATGGGCGGCGGCGCCCATGTCGCCAATTGCGGCTATGTCACCGATGCTCAAGCGACAGGGCGGGGGATCGCCCGGCGCATGTGCGAACATTCACTGCAGCAGGGGCTGGATCTTGGCTTCCGCGCCATGCAGTTCAACTGTGTGGTCAGCACCAATGCAGGCGCGGTGCGCCTCTGGCACGCCATGGGTTTTGAAACCGTGGGGCGTTTGCCAGGTGCGTTCTCTCATCCGCTTCATGGTTTTGTCGACGCACTTGTGATGTTCCGTGCGTTGTGA
- a CDS encoding ankyrin repeat domain-containing protein, producing the protein MKFVIAFLSVLFAQAVMAQPVSTQRLHEAVTRGDTKAIAAALDSGTAVDAVDRNGQTALLLAVAAGKTEAARLLLQRGANVNAQAANQDTPWLLAGALGRTAILELMLSHKPDLSLRNRFGGSALIPACERGHVETIRLLTTKSGIDVNHVNNLGWTCLLEIVILGDGGPRHVEATRLVVAAGANVNLADRDGVTPLTHAQRRGQTVVAQVLAAAGAK; encoded by the coding sequence ATGAAATTTGTGATCGCTTTCCTATCGGTCCTGTTCGCGCAGGCGGTGATGGCACAACCCGTTTCAACCCAGAGATTGCATGAGGCGGTGACGCGCGGCGACACCAAGGCAATCGCTGCTGCGCTCGACAGCGGGACGGCGGTTGATGCGGTCGATCGCAACGGCCAGACAGCGCTACTGCTTGCCGTTGCTGCCGGGAAAACCGAGGCGGCACGTCTGCTGTTGCAGCGTGGCGCCAACGTCAACGCGCAGGCGGCCAATCAGGATACGCCATGGCTGTTGGCCGGCGCTTTGGGCCGCACTGCCATTCTGGAGCTTATGCTGTCGCACAAGCCGGATCTGTCGCTGCGCAATCGCTTTGGCGGCAGCGCCCTGATCCCGGCTTGCGAGCGGGGTCATGTCGAAACAATCCGTCTTCTCACGACAAAATCTGGTATCGATGTAAACCACGTCAACAATCTCGGATGGACCTGCCTGCTTGAGATCGTGATCCTGGGCGATGGCGGGCCGCGGCATGTGGAGGCGACGCGCCTTGTTGTTGCGGCCGGGGCTAACGTCAATCTGGCCGACCGGGACGGTGTGACCCCACTGACCCATGCCCAACGCCGGGGCCAGACCGTCGTGGCGCAGGTGCTGGCGGCGGCTGGGGCCAAATAG
- a CDS encoding DegQ family serine endoprotease: protein MLFRVALLLSLSCVVLPAHAQAPTRQVPESRQQLVLSYAPVVKRTVPAVVNVYASRTERTPTNPLFDDPFFRQFFGQGGRPQTQQSLGSGVIVDSAGLVVTNNHVIEGMTDVKVALSDRREIDAEIVLRDPRTDLAILRLKTGKDFPSLDIGDSDALEVGDVVLAVGNPFAVGQTVTQGIVSGLARTQVGISDYGFFIQTDAAINPGNSGGALVDMDGRLVGINSAIYSRSGGSVGIGFAIPVNMVKVVLATAKGGGRQVRRPWLGATLQSVSREIADSIGLDRPSGALVADVIAKSAAEDAGLKRSDVIVAVDGQAVVDPESLGFRLGTKPVGGTASLSILRGGKPLTLPIKLQVAPEDPPREEVKISAGRSPFVGATLVNYSPAIGEEFSVHGVREGVVVIDIEDGSNAQSLGLQKGDVIVSINDVKMARTKDMQNATSQRRLFWQITVGRDGQLFTTVINGG from the coding sequence ATGTTGTTCCGCGTCGCTTTGCTCCTCTCCCTGTCTTGCGTTGTCTTGCCTGCTCACGCCCAGGCGCCAACGCGCCAGGTTCCAGAGAGCCGCCAGCAATTGGTTCTCTCCTATGCGCCGGTGGTGAAGCGCACGGTGCCGGCGGTGGTGAACGTCTATGCGTCGCGCACCGAGCGGACGCCGACCAACCCGTTGTTCGATGATCCGTTCTTCCGCCAGTTCTTCGGGCAGGGCGGCCGTCCGCAGACCCAGCAATCCCTGGGGTCTGGTGTGATCGTCGATTCGGCAGGACTGGTCGTCACCAACAACCATGTCATCGAGGGCATGACCGATGTGAAGGTGGCGCTGTCCGACCGGCGTGAGATCGATGCCGAGATCGTGCTGCGCGATCCACGTACCGATCTCGCGATCCTGCGCCTAAAGACCGGCAAGGATTTCCCCTCCCTCGACATTGGTGATTCCGATGCGTTGGAAGTGGGAGACGTGGTGCTGGCTGTCGGCAACCCCTTCGCTGTCGGTCAGACGGTGACGCAAGGCATCGTCTCGGGATTGGCGCGGACGCAGGTCGGCATTTCCGACTATGGTTTCTTCATCCAGACCGACGCGGCCATCAATCCGGGTAATTCCGGCGGTGCGCTCGTTGATATGGATGGGCGGCTCGTCGGCATCAACTCGGCGATCTATTCGCGTTCCGGCGGTTCGGTCGGCATTGGTTTCGCTATTCCGGTCAACATGGTGAAGGTCGTTCTCGCCACCGCCAAGGGTGGTGGACGACAAGTGCGTCGCCCCTGGCTAGGTGCGACCCTGCAGAGCGTTTCACGCGAGATCGCCGATTCCATCGGCCTTGATCGTCCGTCTGGTGCTCTGGTCGCCGATGTCATCGCCAAGAGCGCGGCAGAGGACGCGGGCCTGAAGCGGAGCGACGTGATCGTGGCGGTCGATGGTCAAGCCGTGGTGGATCCGGAAAGTCTCGGCTTCCGCCTCGGCACCAAGCCAGTCGGGGGAACCGCTTCCTTGAGCATTCTGCGTGGCGGCAAACCGCTTACTCTGCCGATCAAACTTCAGGTCGCGCCGGAAGATCCGCCGCGTGAGGAAGTCAAGATCAGCGCGGGACGCTCGCCTTTCGTTGGCGCGACCTTGGTCAATTACTCGCCGGCGATCGGCGAAGAGTTCTCCGTGCATGGCGTGCGCGAAGGTGTGGTCGTCATCGATATCGAGGATGGTTCCAACGCGCAGTCGCTCGGCCTGCAGAAGGGCGATGTCATCGTTTCGATCAACGATGTGAAAATGGCTCGCACCAAGGATATGCAGAACGCGACGTCGCAGCGCCGTCTGTTCTGGCAGATCACTGTTGGGCGTGATGGTCAGCTCTTCACCACCGTCATCAACGGTGGCTGA
- a CDS encoding ParA family protein, producing the protein MRIIALVTQKGGSGKSTIASSLAVAAAESGEKVIVVDMDPQASLARWAKVREEKDIGVTTFTPGKLSSAVAAMEKAGVTTVIIDTPGTDSIASQAAMKVADLCVIPARPNAFDLWASETTRKQLRALRKEYAFLLNQCPPSQQSARVEQGAKALEAMGGLLNPMIASRVDYQEASRLGLGVTELHPSGEAAEEIRKLWTSLKRRVGKTASSRRAA; encoded by the coding sequence ATGCGAATTATTGCTTTGGTCACCCAAAAGGGCGGATCCGGTAAGAGTACGATTGCTTCCTCGCTCGCCGTTGCGGCCGCGGAAAGTGGCGAAAAGGTCATTGTCGTCGATATGGATCCGCAGGCTTCGCTCGCGCGCTGGGCCAAGGTCCGTGAAGAAAAAGACATCGGTGTCACCACCTTTACGCCCGGCAAACTGTCGAGCGCCGTTGCCGCCATGGAAAAGGCTGGCGTCACCACCGTCATCATCGATACGCCCGGCACCGACTCGATCGCCTCGCAAGCGGCGATGAAAGTCGCTGACCTCTGCGTCATCCCGGCTCGCCCCAATGCCTTCGATCTGTGGGCCAGCGAGACGACCCGCAAGCAGTTGCGCGCCCTGCGCAAGGAATATGCGTTCCTGCTCAATCAATGCCCGCCGTCCCAGCAGAGCGCCCGTGTTGAACAGGGTGCCAAGGCGCTGGAGGCCATGGGCGGCCTGCTCAATCCGATGATCGCTTCGCGCGTCGACTATCAGGAGGCATCTCGCCTCGGTCTCGGCGTCACCGAATTGCATCCTTCCGGCGAAGCCGCCGAAGAGATCCGCAAGCTTTGGACGTCGCTCAAGCGGCGCGTCGGCAAGACCGCGTCGTCCCGCCGGGCGGCGTAA
- a CDS encoding replication-associated recombination protein A: MSDLFAKPSSESLAPRPLADRMRPKKLAEVAGQDHLLGPDGALTRLIRSGSLGSLIFWGPPGTGKTTVGRLLAQETHADFVQISAIFSGVADLKKVFEAARRSHGAGRTTLLFVDEIHRFNRAQQDSFLPVMEDGTITLIGATTENPSFELNAALLSRARVMTFRSLDEEAIGKLLARAESLEGKALPLDEGARHSLVRMADGDGRAALTLAEEIWRAAGEGEIFDIEHLGEIVQRRAPIYDKGQEGHYNLISALHKSVRGSDPDAALYYLARMLDAGEDPLFIARRVVRMAIEDIGLADPQALLVANAAKEAYDFLGTPEGELALANAVLYVASAPKSNAAYVAWQKATALAKTYGSLMPPQTILNAPTKLMKDEGYGAGYRYDHDQPDAFSGQNYWPEKLGRRSLYEPVERGFEREVRKRLEYWAKLRQERGES; this comes from the coding sequence ATGTCTGATCTGTTCGCGAAGCCTTCGTCAGAAAGCCTTGCGCCACGGCCACTTGCTGATCGCATGCGGCCGAAGAAGTTGGCTGAGGTTGCAGGGCAAGATCACCTTCTTGGCCCCGATGGCGCGCTGACGCGACTGATTCGCTCCGGCTCTTTGGGCTCGCTGATCTTCTGGGGGCCGCCTGGAACGGGCAAGACAACAGTGGGGCGTTTGCTGGCGCAGGAGACGCACGCCGACTTCGTTCAGATCTCGGCGATCTTCTCTGGCGTTGCCGATCTGAAGAAAGTGTTCGAGGCGGCGCGTCGTTCTCATGGCGCTGGGCGGACGACATTGTTGTTCGTCGATGAGATCCATCGTTTCAATCGGGCCCAGCAGGATTCGTTTCTGCCGGTGATGGAAGACGGCACGATCACGCTGATCGGCGCCACCACCGAGAACCCGTCGTTCGAACTCAACGCGGCGCTCCTGTCGCGCGCGCGGGTGATGACGTTTCGCTCGCTCGACGAGGAAGCGATCGGCAAGCTTCTCGCCCGAGCCGAGAGCCTTGAAGGTAAGGCGCTGCCGCTTGATGAAGGCGCGCGCCACAGTCTGGTGCGGATGGCGGATGGTGATGGCCGCGCCGCGCTCACATTGGCTGAGGAAATCTGGCGTGCGGCTGGCGAAGGCGAGATTTTCGACATCGAGCATCTGGGCGAGATCGTCCAGCGTCGCGCCCCGATCTACGACAAGGGGCAGGAGGGGCATTACAATCTGATCAGCGCCCTGCACAAATCGGTGCGCGGTTCAGATCCCGATGCGGCGCTTTATTATCTGGCGCGCATGCTCGATGCCGGTGAGGATCCTTTGTTCATCGCCCGGCGCGTGGTTCGCATGGCGATCGAAGACATCGGCCTGGCTGATCCGCAAGCGCTTCTCGTCGCCAATGCGGCGAAGGAGGCCTATGATTTCCTGGGTACGCCCGAAGGTGAACTGGCGCTGGCCAATGCGGTTCTCTATGTCGCCTCGGCGCCGAAATCGAACGCCGCCTATGTCGCCTGGCAGAAGGCCACCGCCCTGGCCAAGACCTATGGCTCGCTGATGCCGCCGCAGACCATTTTGAACGCGCCGACCAAGCTGATGAAGGACGAGGGTTATGGCGCCGGCTATCGCTATGACCATGACCAGCCGGACGCTTTTTCCGGCCAGAACTACTGGCCCGAGAAACTGGGGCGGCGGAGCCTTTATGAGCCGGTGGAACGCGGTTTCGAGCGCGAAGTGCGCAAGCGGCTGGAATACTGGGCCAAGCTGCGCCAGGAACGCGGCGAATCCTGA
- the crcB gene encoding fluoride efflux transporter CrcB, translating into MMGFLIVFFGAGLGGALRHGVNLGCARLCGTDFPWGTLAVNVLGSFVMGGLVAWLAFRASESWTQHTRLFLTTGILGGFTTFSAFSLDTMQLWERGEVATAGLYALASVGASVAALAIGLALVRALS; encoded by the coding sequence ATGATGGGTTTTTTGATCGTATTTTTTGGCGCCGGACTTGGGGGCGCGCTCCGCCATGGGGTGAATTTGGGCTGCGCACGCCTGTGCGGGACCGATTTTCCCTGGGGGACGCTGGCCGTCAACGTTCTGGGTTCTTTTGTCATGGGCGGGCTGGTGGCCTGGCTGGCGTTCCGCGCCAGCGAGAGCTGGACGCAGCATACGCGGCTGTTCCTGACGACCGGCATTCTTGGCGGCTTCACGACATTTTCGGCGTTTTCGCTGGATACCATGCAGCTGTGGGAGCGGGGCGAGGTGGCGACCGCCGGGCTCTATGCGCTCGCTTCCGTGGGTGCGTCGGTTGCGGCGCTGGCCATAGGCCTTGCTTTGGTTAGGGCGCTGTCATGA
- a CDS encoding RluA family pseudouridine synthase — MSDGQSTAVQTLIVSADEDGMRLDRWFRRHFPALSLAHLNRIVRKGEVRVDGKRTETSTRIADGNTIRVPPLKLDAPPAAPAVKKARPASPDDVRMLKELVLFEDKYLMAINKPYGLAVQGGSGTTRHVDGMLMAMANEKGERPVLVHRLDRDTSGVLLIAKSRKIASDLGEIFRSRQARKIYWAVVEGVPKPFQGRISLFLAKGPGMGDKRGEQRPASSARIDPEKMRVAKHGEEDAQHSVTFYATVDKVAPRLAWLSMKPITGRTHQLRAHAEAIGHPIIGDPKYGLDLKSNDPRRTDPMRAIPAEIERKLHLLARRLVLPHPRGGTLDITAPLPPHMQKTFDFFGFDVKQYDPIEDAPQE; from the coding sequence ATGAGCGATGGACAGAGCACAGCCGTGCAGACATTGATCGTCAGCGCCGACGAAGACGGCATGCGGCTTGACCGCTGGTTCCGCCGGCACTTTCCCGCGCTTTCGCTCGCCCATCTCAACCGCATCGTTCGCAAGGGCGAAGTGCGGGTTGATGGCAAACGCACCGAGACGTCGACGCGCATCGCCGATGGCAACACCATCAGGGTGCCGCCGCTGAAGCTCGATGCGCCGCCGGCCGCTCCGGCGGTCAAGAAGGCACGGCCGGCTTCGCCCGACGACGTGCGCATGCTGAAAGAGCTTGTCCTGTTCGAGGACAAATATCTGATGGCGATCAACAAGCCCTATGGGTTGGCCGTGCAGGGTGGTTCCGGAACGACGCGCCATGTCGACGGCATGCTGATGGCCATGGCCAACGAGAAGGGCGAACGCCCGGTGCTCGTGCATCGTCTCGATCGGGACACGTCGGGCGTGCTGCTGATCGCCAAGTCGCGCAAGATCGCCTCGGACCTCGGCGAAATCTTCCGCTCGCGCCAGGCGCGCAAAATCTACTGGGCGGTTGTCGAAGGCGTGCCCAAGCCGTTCCAGGGCCGTATCTCGTTGTTCCTGGCCAAGGGGCCGGGCATGGGCGACAAGCGCGGTGAGCAACGGCCCGCTTCCTCCGCGCGCATTGATCCCGAGAAGATGCGCGTCGCCAAACACGGCGAAGAGGACGCGCAGCATTCGGTGACCTTCTATGCCACGGTGGACAAGGTGGCGCCGCGGCTCGCCTGGCTGTCGATGAAGCCGATCACCGGCCGCACCCATCAGTTGCGCGCCCATGCGGAGGCCATCGGCCATCCGATCATCGGCGATCCGAAATATGGGCTCGATCTGAAGAGCAATGATCCGCGCCGCACCGATCCGATGCGCGCCATCCCTGCTGAGATCGAACGCAAGCTGCATCTGCTGGCGCGGCGTCTCGTCCTGCCGCATCCGCGCGGTGGCACGCTCGATATCACCGCGCCGCTGCCGCCGCATATGCAGAAGACCTTCGATTTCTTCGGCTTCGACGTGAAGCAATATGATCCCATCGAGGATGCCCCACAGGAGTAG
- a CDS encoding ATP12 family protein, whose protein sequence is MGDDPKRDPERDLLRDLLPTTGENIDPVEMARRDQRKALPRRFYKNADTREEDGQFTLVLDGRPALTPARNQLAVPDARLAQLLVAEWEAQKEVIDPSAMPLTRLVNSALDGVARDIAAVQAEVVKYAGSDLLCYRAGEPETLAAAQRQAWDPVIAWMRETHGARFVLAEGVMHAAQPEETLAAVHAVVADLTGQGVAAPLKAAALNTVTTLTGSALLALALASGKLAADEAWAAAQVDEDYQMRVWGADAEAVERQARRKIEMDAAAAVLAALA, encoded by the coding sequence ATGGGCGACGATCCCAAGCGTGATCCCGAGCGCGATCTCTTGCGCGACCTGCTGCCCACCACCGGAGAGAATATCGATCCGGTGGAAATGGCGCGGCGCGATCAGCGTAAGGCCTTGCCGCGCCGCTTCTACAAGAACGCCGACACGCGCGAAGAAGATGGCCAGTTTACGCTGGTGCTCGACGGCCGTCCGGCGCTGACCCCGGCGCGCAATCAGCTGGCGGTGCCGGATGCCCGGCTCGCGCAATTGCTGGTGGCTGAGTGGGAGGCGCAGAAGGAGGTCATTGACCCGTCCGCAATGCCGCTGACTCGTCTCGTTAATTCGGCGCTCGATGGTGTGGCGCGCGACATCGCGGCCGTGCAGGCTGAAGTGGTCAAATACGCTGGCTCGGACTTGCTGTGTTATCGCGCCGGCGAGCCGGAGACGCTTGCCGCCGCACAGCGCCAAGCCTGGGATCCTGTCATCGCCTGGATGCGCGAGACCCATGGTGCTCGCTTTGTCCTGGCTGAAGGGGTGATGCATGCGGCGCAGCCGGAAGAAACGCTCGCGGCCGTTCATGCGGTGGTGGCGGATCTGACCGGGCAGGGCGTGGCGGCGCCTTTGAAGGCCGCCGCCTTGAACACGGTGACGACCTTGACCGGCTCGGCGCTGCTGGCGCTGGCGCTGGCATCAGGTAAGCTCGCAGCCGATGAAGCCTGGGCCGCGGCGCAGGTGGATGAGGATTATCAGATGCGCGTCTGGGGCGCCGACGCCGAGGCCGTTGAGCGCCAGGCGCGACGCAAGATCGAAATGGATGCAGCGGCCGCGGTGCTGGCCGCGCTCGCCTAA